A genomic region of Polyangia bacterium contains the following coding sequences:
- a CDS encoding HDIG domain-containing protein, translated as MIDPGQIPADVLALCRRLVAAGHQAHLVGGGVRDLLLGRPPADFDVATSAPPEAVLALFGHGFAIPTGLQHGTVTVLTDASPRRPVEVTTFRGEGAYVDGRRPSSVTFVSSLADDLARRDFTMNAVGFDPVSGQLSDPFDGQGDLGRKLVRAVGDPLARFREDGLRPMRAVRQAAQLGFDIDLPTLDAIPLTLEVVRKVSAERLRDELLKLLGAPLPSRGLELMRTSGLLGEVVPELLEGVGVVQNRFHKFDVYHHTLSVVDHTRADAIVRLGALLHDVGKPRARQPREGAPGEFSFFKHEYVGAEMADAICRRLKLSTSERERVVAIVANHMFFYTPDWTDGTVRRFVRRVGPGGVDDLFALREGDIAGRGFDEDPAIEIGELRRRVGEVAAADAALKITDLVVNGQDVMRVLGIGPGRQIGVVLEKLLERVLDDPSLNERARLEQLIRELG; from the coding sequence ATGATTGATCCAGGGCAAATTCCCGCTGACGTGCTGGCGCTGTGCCGCCGCCTGGTGGCGGCCGGTCATCAGGCGCACCTGGTGGGCGGCGGCGTGCGCGATCTGCTGCTGGGCCGGCCGCCGGCCGACTTCGACGTCGCCACCAGCGCGCCGCCGGAAGCGGTGCTGGCCCTGTTCGGCCACGGCTTCGCCATCCCCACCGGCCTGCAACACGGCACGGTCACCGTGCTGACCGACGCCTCGCCGCGCCGGCCGGTCGAGGTCACCACTTTCCGAGGCGAGGGCGCCTACGTCGACGGGCGGCGGCCGTCGTCGGTGACGTTCGTGTCGTCGCTGGCGGACGATCTGGCCCGTCGCGACTTCACCATGAACGCCGTCGGCTTCGATCCGGTCAGCGGACAGCTCAGCGATCCGTTCGACGGGCAGGGCGATCTTGGCCGCAAGCTGGTGCGCGCGGTGGGCGATCCGCTGGCCCGCTTTCGCGAGGACGGGCTGCGTCCGATGCGCGCCGTCCGCCAGGCTGCGCAGCTGGGCTTCGACATCGATCTGCCCACGCTGGACGCCATCCCGCTGACCTTGGAGGTGGTCCGCAAGGTCTCGGCCGAACGCCTGCGCGACGAGCTTTTGAAGCTGCTGGGCGCGCCGCTCCCATCGCGAGGGTTGGAGCTGATGCGCACCTCTGGATTGCTGGGCGAGGTGGTGCCCGAGCTTCTGGAGGGCGTGGGTGTGGTGCAGAACCGCTTTCACAAGTTCGACGTCTACCACCACACGCTGTCGGTCGTGGACCACACGCGCGCCGACGCCATCGTGCGCCTGGGCGCGCTGCTACACGACGTGGGCAAGCCGCGCGCGCGCCAGCCGCGAGAGGGCGCGCCCGGCGAGTTCAGCTTCTTCAAGCACGAATACGTGGGCGCCGAGATGGCCGACGCCATCTGCCGCCGCCTGAAATTGTCGACCAGCGAGCGCGAGCGGGTGGTGGCCATCGTCGCCAACCACATGTTCTTCTACACGCCGGATTGGACCGACGGCACTGTGCGCCGCTTCGTGCGCCGGGTGGGGCCGGGCGGCGTCGACGATCTGTTCGCTTTGCGCGAGGGCGACATCGCCGGCCGCGGCTTCGACGAGGATCCGGCGATCGAGATCGGCGAGCTGCGCCGACGCGTCGGCGAAGTGGCGGCCGCCGACGCCGCGCTGAAGATCACCGACCTGGTCGTCAACGGCCAGGACGTCATGCGCGTCCTTGGCATCGGACCCGGGCGCCAGATCGGCGTGGTGCTGGAAAAACTGCTGGAGCGCGTGCTGGACGATCCGTCGCTGAACGAACGCGCCCGGCTGGAACAGCTGATCCGCGAGCTCGGCTAA
- the rnc gene encoding ribonuclease III: MDLPSDDHGYAALERQLGYRFVDRALCESALTHKSWLNEKHEPGRTDNERLEFLGDAVLALVVSDLLMKRFPLRSEGELSKTRAAVVSEAALAKAADEMGLGQWIFLGRGEDLAGGRRKPSILSDALEAMIGAVYLDGGFAAAHGVAERLFGRALEEAEKNARADYKSRLQERSQALLQATPQYQVVGEDGPDHDKRFQVAIFLDGREYGRAGGRSKKEAEQSAAALALTALDGGSD, encoded by the coding sequence ATGGACTTGCCGTCCGATGACCACGGGTACGCCGCGCTGGAGCGCCAGCTTGGCTATCGGTTCGTCGATCGGGCGCTGTGCGAATCGGCGTTGACCCACAAATCCTGGCTGAACGAAAAGCACGAGCCTGGGCGCACCGACAACGAACGGCTGGAATTTCTCGGCGACGCCGTGCTGGCTTTGGTGGTGAGCGATCTTCTGATGAAACGGTTTCCGTTGCGTTCGGAGGGCGAGCTGTCCAAGACCCGGGCCGCCGTGGTCAGCGAGGCCGCCCTGGCCAAGGCCGCCGACGAGATGGGCCTCGGACAGTGGATCTTTCTCGGTCGCGGCGAAGATCTGGCGGGCGGGCGCCGCAAGCCGTCGATCCTGTCGGATGCCTTGGAGGCGATGATCGGCGCGGTCTATCTGGACGGCGGATTCGCCGCTGCGCACGGAGTGGCCGAACGTCTGTTCGGACGGGCGCTCGAGGAAGCGGAGAAGAACGCGCGCGCCGATTACAAGTCGCGCTTGCAGGAACGGTCGCAGGCGTTGCTGCAGGCCACGCCCCAGTATCAAGTGGTCGGTGAGGACGGGCCTGATCACGACAAGCGCTTTCAGGTGGCCATCTTTCTCGACGGGCGCGAGTATGGTCGGGCCGGCGGCCGTTCGAAGAAAGAGGCGGAGCAAAGCGCGGCCGCCTTGGCACTGACGGCGCTGGACGGCGGCAGCGACTAG
- the mnmA gene encoding tRNA 2-thiouridine(34) synthase MnmA has translation MPTYLDHNATTPIRAEVVAAMSDVLRDVIGNPSSTHAAGRQARAAIEGARAAVAAWLGAGADEIVFVSGGTEGDNLAVRGLALAERQRRKISGGHVISSPLEHPAVLGALAELGREGFVVTLLPVNSRGGIDPAALQAALRPDTVLVTLAAANHELGNRYDVAALAAIARAGGARFHCDAVAAAGKIAFDVAAAGVDAATVSAHKIGGPKGAGALFVRRGVALHPVLAGGHQEHERRPGTENVAAIVGFGVAAALAAAEQDATTARLRRLGDRLEAALLTIDGARLHGDGEHRVPGTTNVAFRGASGQLVAINLDLADISVSTGAACTSGSLSPSAVLLALGLSPGQAGEAVRISLGRTTTEADIDRLLGCLPGIVARLRGDADASAPRITGAGRERVVVAMSGGVDSSTAAALLVESGVEVVGVTLKLYDASGTSASVGGRCCSPRDIADARATAAALGFPHYVLDETQAFRRAVIDDFVDQHRIGRTPNPCVRCNERLKFGPLLAFAESVGAAALATGHYARLVIGDDGPTAPYLLRAVDRQKDQSYFLFGVRPEIFARVRFPLGAMTKAEVRAVARRAGLPNADKPDSQQICFIADGDHKAFVEARGGAGPAGVIRDESGARLGAHDGTHRFTVGQRKGLPGVDGNRRFVLRVEPSTGDVVVGPRESLGRQGLQVADVRWLDAAATTVARRRCEVQIRHHAAAAPAWISPAADAPAAVTVLLDAPAIGVAPGQAAVFYDGDRVLGGGWIEDPR, from the coding sequence ATGCCCACATATCTCGACCATAACGCCACCACGCCCATCCGCGCCGAGGTGGTGGCCGCCATGAGCGATGTCCTGCGCGATGTGATCGGCAACCCGTCCAGCACGCACGCGGCCGGCCGCCAGGCGCGCGCGGCGATCGAAGGCGCACGGGCGGCGGTGGCGGCGTGGCTGGGCGCGGGCGCCGACGAGATCGTGTTCGTCTCGGGCGGCACCGAAGGCGACAACCTGGCGGTGCGCGGCCTGGCCCTGGCCGAGCGCCAGCGGCGGAAGATCAGCGGCGGTCACGTTATCTCATCGCCGCTGGAGCATCCGGCGGTGCTGGGCGCGCTGGCCGAGCTCGGGCGCGAAGGGTTCGTCGTGACGCTGTTGCCGGTCAACAGTCGCGGGGGGATTGATCCGGCGGCGCTGCAGGCGGCGCTGCGGCCAGACACCGTGCTGGTGACGCTGGCGGCGGCGAATCACGAGCTCGGTAATCGCTACGATGTGGCGGCGCTGGCGGCGATCGCCCGCGCCGGCGGGGCACGGTTTCATTGCGACGCCGTGGCCGCGGCCGGGAAGATCGCCTTCGATGTGGCAGCGGCCGGCGTCGACGCGGCGACGGTGTCGGCGCACAAGATCGGCGGGCCGAAGGGGGCGGGTGCGCTGTTCGTGCGGCGCGGGGTGGCGCTGCACCCGGTGCTGGCCGGCGGCCACCAGGAACACGAACGCCGGCCCGGTACGGAAAATGTCGCGGCCATCGTCGGTTTCGGCGTCGCCGCGGCGCTGGCCGCTGCTGAGCAGGACGCCACCACGGCGCGCCTGAGGCGCCTCGGCGATCGATTGGAGGCGGCGCTGCTGACCATCGATGGCGCGCGCCTGCACGGCGACGGAGAGCACCGCGTGCCGGGCACGACCAACGTGGCCTTTCGCGGCGCCAGCGGGCAGCTGGTGGCGATCAATCTGGATCTCGCGGACATCAGCGTCTCCACCGGCGCGGCGTGCACGTCGGGATCGCTGTCACCGTCGGCGGTGCTGCTGGCCCTGGGACTGTCGCCGGGCCAAGCCGGCGAAGCGGTGCGCATCAGCCTCGGTCGGACGACGACTGAGGCCGACATCGATCGCTTGCTCGGTTGCTTGCCGGGGATTGTTGCCCGGCTGCGCGGCGACGCGGATGCATCGGCGCCGCGCATCACCGGCGCCGGGCGCGAACGGGTGGTGGTGGCGATGTCGGGCGGCGTGGATTCGTCGACGGCGGCGGCGCTGCTGGTCGAATCGGGCGTCGAGGTGGTGGGCGTGACGCTGAAGCTGTACGACGCCTCCGGTACGTCGGCCAGCGTGGGCGGGCGCTGCTGCAGCCCGCGCGACATCGCCGACGCCCGCGCCACCGCCGCCGCGCTGGGCTTCCCGCACTATGTGCTCGACGAGACGCAGGCCTTCCGGCGCGCGGTGATCGACGACTTCGTGGACCAGCATCGCATCGGCCGCACGCCCAACCCGTGCGTGCGCTGCAATGAACGCCTGAAATTCGGGCCGCTGCTGGCCTTCGCCGAATCCGTGGGCGCGGCCGCGCTGGCCACCGGGCACTACGCGCGGCTGGTGATCGGAGACGACGGACCAACCGCGCCGTATCTTTTGCGCGCCGTCGATCGCCAGAAAGACCAGTCGTACTTTCTGTTCGGCGTGCGTCCCGAGATCTTCGCCCGGGTGCGCTTTCCGCTGGGAGCCATGACCAAGGCCGAGGTGCGCGCGGTGGCCCGGCGCGCCGGCTTGCCCAACGCCGACAAGCCTGATTCGCAGCAGATCTGTTTCATCGCCGACGGCGACCACAAGGCGTTCGTCGAAGCCCGCGGCGGCGCCGGCCCGGCCGGCGTCATCCGCGACGAAAGCGGCGCGCGCCTCGGCGCCCACGACGGCACGCACCGGTTCACCGTCGGTCAGCGCAAGGGCTTGCCCGGCGTCGACGGCAACCGCCGCTTTGTCCTGCGGGTCGAGCCGTCGACGGGCGACGTCGTCGTCGGTCCGCGCGAAAGCCTGGGCCGCCAGGGCCTGCAGGTCGCCGACGTGCGCTGGCTGGACGCCGCCGCCACCACCGTCGCCCGCCGTCGCTGCGAGGTGCAGATCCGCCACCACGCCGCCGCCGCCCCGGCCTGGATCTCGCCCGCCGCCGACGCGCCCGCTGCCGTCACCGTCCTGCTGGACGCGCCCGCCATCGGCGTGGCACCGGGACAGGCCGCGGTCTTCTACGACGGCGATCGCGTGCTGGGCGGCGGCTGGATCGAAGACCCGCGCTGA
- a CDS encoding aldo/keto reductase — MIRRPFGPLPDEVPVIGQGTWKMGAAGDRSREVAALRAGIARGMTHIDTAEMYGSEEMIGEAIRGIQRDQLFLVSKVLPQNATRAGTIRACEASLRRLGVDHLDVYLLHWRGSVPLAETLGAMQALLQQGKIRALGVSNFDLDDLKEAEVLLGGTPIACNQVLYHLGQRHIDTGLGAYCAQRGIAVVAYSPFGQGDFPEPKTPGRQVLDAVAARHGATAHQVALAFLTREPSVFAIPKTSSAPHAEDNAGALMLRLDPQDLAAIDAAFPARDEGSLPSN, encoded by the coding sequence ATCATCCGCCGACCGTTCGGTCCGCTGCCGGACGAGGTGCCGGTGATTGGACAAGGCACCTGGAAGATGGGAGCTGCCGGCGATCGCAGTCGCGAGGTTGCCGCCTTGCGGGCGGGGATCGCCCGCGGGATGACCCACATCGACACAGCCGAGATGTACGGCAGCGAAGAGATGATCGGCGAAGCCATCCGCGGCATCCAGCGTGACCAGCTATTTTTGGTCAGCAAGGTGCTTCCGCAGAACGCCACCCGCGCCGGGACCATCCGTGCCTGCGAGGCCAGCCTGCGTCGCCTCGGTGTCGATCATCTGGACGTCTATCTTTTGCACTGGCGTGGCTCGGTGCCACTGGCCGAGACCTTGGGCGCGATGCAAGCGCTGCTGCAACAAGGGAAGATCCGGGCATTGGGCGTTTCGAATTTCGACCTCGACGATCTGAAAGAAGCCGAGGTGCTGCTGGGCGGAACGCCGATCGCCTGCAACCAGGTCCTTTACCATCTTGGACAGCGCCACATCGACACCGGGCTCGGAGCGTATTGCGCCCAGCGCGGGATCGCCGTCGTCGCCTACAGCCCGTTTGGGCAAGGTGATTTTCCGGAGCCAAAAACGCCGGGCCGTCAGGTCTTGGACGCTGTCGCCGCCCGCCACGGCGCCACCGCCCATCAGGTCGCGCTGGCCTTCCTCACCCGCGAGCCATCGGTGTTCGCCATCCCGAAGACGTCCAGCGCTCCTCACGCCGAGGACAACGCCGGCGCGCTGATGTTGCGCCTTGACCCGCAAGACCTGGCCGCCATCGACGCCGCCTTCCCGGCTCGGGACGAAGGCAGCCTGCCTTCGAACTAG
- a CDS encoding AgmX/PglI C-terminal domain-containing protein translates to MSKAVRRLALVVVGLLAGSCSKSDEGLTQRLMESNEKVLACQKDLAMAKNEIANLKRKVADAVANPTKFALTDPDIIELVASRRGSGAINRSGEVQPTLDPKMASKIVMQGATAMQACYERALKKNAALQMQSGLALTLGITVKPTGDVEAVDVAPSVDRGLTDCFRTTASHWKFPTFSGTAVTIEQKLKLTPKT, encoded by the coding sequence ATGTCAAAAGCCGTTCGGCGCTTAGCTTTGGTGGTGGTGGGGTTGCTGGCCGGAAGCTGTTCCAAGTCCGACGAGGGATTGACCCAGCGGCTGATGGAATCCAACGAGAAGGTTCTGGCCTGCCAAAAAGATCTGGCCATGGCCAAAAATGAGATCGCCAACCTCAAGCGCAAGGTGGCCGACGCGGTGGCCAACCCGACCAAGTTTGCCTTGACCGATCCCGACATCATCGAGCTCGTGGCCAGCCGCCGTGGCAGTGGTGCGATCAACCGGTCAGGCGAGGTGCAGCCGACGCTGGATCCAAAGATGGCGAGCAAGATCGTCATGCAGGGGGCGACCGCCATGCAGGCCTGTTACGAACGGGCGCTGAAGAAAAACGCCGCGCTGCAGATGCAGTCCGGGTTGGCCTTGACCCTGGGAATCACCGTCAAGCCGACGGGCGACGTGGAAGCCGTCGACGTGGCGCCCAGCGTGGATCGCGGCCTGACGGACTGCTTCCGCACCACGGCATCCCACTGGAAGTTTCCCACTTTCTCGGGCACTGCCGTCACCATCGAACAAAAGCTGAAGCTCACGCCCAAGACCTGA
- a CDS encoding (2Fe-2S) ferredoxin domain-containing protein, giving the protein MTGSPPRRLTVLVCRGPTCGEKRGGIALFETLQKSVTERGLGQQITVGQETCFGHCLRGPNILVCDTDELAAQGGWPGTDTPSAVLYNRMTAADLQRVIDRHLTGGMVVRPFLNRLPVKDE; this is encoded by the coding sequence ATGACCGGCTCGCCGCCGCGTCGCCTGACGGTGCTGGTGTGCCGCGGTCCCACCTGCGGGGAGAAACGCGGCGGCATCGCCCTGTTCGAGACGCTGCAAAAATCCGTCACCGAGCGGGGCCTGGGCCAGCAGATCACGGTCGGACAGGAGACCTGTTTCGGGCATTGTCTGCGCGGGCCCAATATCTTGGTTTGCGACACCGACGAGCTGGCCGCGCAAGGCGGATGGCCGGGCACGGACACACCGTCGGCGGTGCTTTACAACCGGATGACGGCCGCCGATCTGCAGCGGGTGATCGACCGCCACCTCACCGGCGGGATGGTGGTGCGGCCGTTCCTCAATCGACTTCCGGTCAAGGACGAATAG
- a CDS encoding PQQ-binding-like beta-propeller repeat protein — protein sequence MKAPWSFRRWSPLLTMIGVVAAAAGCATTESTDRAGNAADVTSALAQSRPPAPGPVNRTGHALAFVALNGVGGARLAAFDLVTKSELWNQAADLAGRVEVGSDVIVHARRGGGVVGRDLTSGAVLWERPLAADEHLLGYAVDDALVVLAIQVGGAEPHSGHAAVLGLEARSGGQRWQRDFTSGNVGAPAARGGLVAVLVQTQYVTLLDGKDGSILAQVLSNQEAATFVRALPEGFVFGSRGVFLVESSTASGSRQSPGYVQATLPKFVRPFYHFDMYRPEQSDYSAIDRNRILWRLSPDGDKARFRSGMVAVHNYRFFFGLDATTGELRWAYNQPRVDAVSSDHTGAAIVYVTAEGEFGALDAVSGQKIYSARLPGSSLIVRGTTFDAEGFSPGGGAGAGEPTTLAGVLSSIVWDPDRRFSDVKVFAIEQMAKLPGSAVTADLLKVGQKEGLPADAYQKAADALVQRRDDSATEQYIAALKVHTDYAEDRHAQSVGTLAHAAAVMKARPLAPALIDHLRLPDTDPPTAAEISRALAAMGATEGLPALRAFLSLYRADPSYEGDPAPLASVAEAILTLGGAADRPLLTTMADDPLTLEPLRLALKRQLAETEDADKAEKTEKPEKADPATDKPPAKE from the coding sequence ATGAAAGCGCCTTGGTCTTTTCGTCGCTGGTCGCCGCTGTTGACGATGATCGGCGTGGTGGCAGCGGCCGCGGGTTGCGCGACGACCGAATCCACCGATCGGGCGGGCAACGCCGCGGACGTGACATCGGCGCTGGCCCAGTCGCGGCCGCCGGCGCCCGGCCCGGTGAACCGCACCGGGCATGCGCTGGCCTTCGTCGCCTTGAACGGCGTCGGCGGCGCGCGGCTGGCGGCGTTTGATCTGGTGACCAAGTCCGAGCTTTGGAATCAAGCCGCTGATCTGGCCGGGCGGGTCGAGGTGGGCAGCGACGTGATCGTCCACGCCCGCCGCGGCGGTGGCGTGGTCGGGCGCGACCTCACCAGCGGCGCGGTGCTGTGGGAACGACCGCTGGCCGCCGACGAGCATCTGCTGGGCTACGCCGTCGACGACGCGCTGGTGGTGCTGGCCATCCAGGTGGGCGGCGCCGAGCCGCACAGCGGACACGCGGCGGTCTTGGGCCTGGAGGCCCGGTCCGGTGGCCAGCGCTGGCAGCGCGACTTCACCAGCGGCAACGTGGGTGCGCCGGCGGCGCGCGGCGGGCTGGTGGCGGTGCTGGTGCAGACGCAGTACGTGACCCTCCTCGACGGGAAAGACGGCTCCATCCTGGCGCAGGTGTTGTCCAACCAAGAGGCGGCCACCTTCGTGCGCGCTTTGCCCGAGGGATTCGTCTTCGGTTCGCGCGGCGTCTTCCTGGTTGAATCGTCCACCGCCAGCGGGTCACGCCAGTCGCCCGGGTATGTGCAAGCCACGCTGCCGAAGTTCGTGCGGCCCTTCTATCACTTCGACATGTACCGGCCCGAGCAGAGCGACTACTCGGCCATCGATCGCAATCGCATCTTGTGGCGCCTTTCGCCCGACGGAGACAAGGCGCGGTTTCGCAGCGGAATGGTGGCGGTGCACAACTACCGCTTCTTCTTCGGACTGGACGCCACCACCGGCGAGCTGCGCTGGGCCTACAACCAGCCCCGCGTCGACGCCGTCTCTTCCGACCACACCGGGGCCGCCATCGTCTACGTCACCGCCGAGGGCGAGTTCGGCGCGCTGGACGCCGTCAGCGGCCAGAAGATTTACAGCGCGCGCCTGCCTGGATCGTCGCTGATCGTGCGCGGAACGACGTTCGACGCCGAGGGCTTCTCGCCAGGTGGCGGGGCCGGCGCCGGCGAGCCGACCACGCTGGCCGGCGTGTTGTCGTCGATCGTGTGGGATCCCGATCGGCGCTTCTCCGACGTGAAGGTGTTCGCCATCGAACAGATGGCCAAGCTGCCCGGATCCGCCGTGACCGCTGATCTGCTGAAGGTCGGGCAGAAAGAAGGCCTGCCGGCCGACGCCTATCAGAAGGCCGCGGACGCGCTGGTGCAGCGCCGTGACGATTCAGCCACCGAGCAGTACATCGCGGCACTGAAGGTGCACACCGACTATGCCGAGGATCGCCACGCCCAATCGGTCGGCACTCTGGCCCACGCGGCGGCGGTGATGAAAGCGCGGCCGCTGGCGCCGGCCCTGATCGATCACCTGCGCCTGCCCGACACCGATCCGCCGACAGCGGCGGAGATCAGCCGAGCCCTGGCGGCGATGGGCGCGACGGAAGGGCTGCCCGCCCTGCGCGCGTTCCTGTCCCTTTACCGCGCCGATCCCTCGTACGAAGGCGATCCGGCGCCGCTGGCGTCGGTGGCGGAGGCGATTCTGACCCTCGGGGGCGCCGCCGACCGGCCGCTTCTGACCACCATGGCCGACGATCCGCTGACGCTGGAGCCGCTGCGCTTGGCGTTGAAACGCCAACTGGCCGAGACCGAGGACGCCGACAAAGCCGAAAAGACCGAGAAGCCCGAGAAGGCCGACCCGGCGACGGACAAGCCGCCCGCCAAGGAATAA
- a CDS encoding HEAT repeat domain-containing protein — protein MRIAALVFLVGLLAWTPARAAERGRAAAALKVKTLPAATLEKLRADLRGADDDAAVAAAKQLGESGSAPAIDVLVTTLLAGTTPARAQVALDGLGPWGAPKAFDVLALYAGHRNNELRARAVKALAMLSDRRVSAILMERLGDAAAPVRAAAAEGLAARHDKQATTRLMMLVKRNDAGAAGPLGALATPDLIPKVAELQGGIDDGVLATTLGEYIKRDDVADKMRVEVVRQLGQLQGASATTALVEYLAMVPAKEDRQSRREAQKLVDERGNVK, from the coding sequence GTGAGAATCGCGGCTCTGGTTTTCCTGGTTGGATTGCTTGCGTGGACGCCGGCGCGCGCGGCGGAGCGTGGTCGTGCGGCGGCGGCGCTCAAGGTGAAGACGTTGCCGGCAGCGACGCTGGAGAAATTGCGCGCCGATCTGCGCGGCGCCGACGACGACGCCGCGGTGGCGGCGGCCAAGCAGCTAGGTGAATCGGGCAGCGCGCCGGCGATCGACGTGCTGGTGACCACGCTTTTGGCGGGGACCACGCCGGCGCGGGCGCAGGTGGCGCTGGATGGCCTCGGGCCGTGGGGCGCTCCGAAAGCCTTCGACGTGCTGGCCCTGTACGCCGGCCACCGCAACAACGAGCTGCGGGCGCGCGCGGTGAAGGCGCTGGCGATGCTTTCTGATCGTCGGGTCTCGGCGATCTTGATGGAGCGCCTGGGTGATGCGGCGGCGCCGGTGCGGGCGGCGGCGGCTGAGGGATTGGCCGCCCGTCATGACAAGCAGGCGACGACGCGGTTGATGATGCTGGTGAAACGCAACGACGCGGGCGCCGCCGGACCGCTGGGCGCCCTGGCCACGCCGGATCTGATTCCTAAAGTGGCCGAGCTTCAGGGCGGTATCGACGACGGCGTCCTGGCCACCACGCTTGGCGAATACATCAAACGCGATGACGTCGCCGACAAGATGCGCGTCGAGGTGGTGCGCCAGCTTGGCCAGCTGCAAGGGGCCAGCGCGACGACGGCGCTGGTGGAATACCTGGCGATGGTGCCGGCGAAGGAAGACCGGCAGTCGCGGCGCGAGGCGCAGAAACTGGTCGACGAACGCGGGAACGTGAAATGA
- a CDS encoding DUF2520 domain-containing protein produces MSEGPAEPTPVVFIMGAGVVGTALAARLVRAGVPVAGLHGRQVDLSDAASAVSGVLASTGEIPEIFSESEVIIISVRDERIPEVAERLVREKRLRRDQVVLHTSGANASAQILAACRPHVRAVGTLHTLVSFADPHVAVEQIRNIAFGIEGDEPAKAVAGRLVRALGAHAVYLTAENMPLYHVGAVIAANYVVALADMAQGLLVKAGVPQAQALPALIPLLSSVVHNLAHLGLPGALTGPVERGDVSSVEQHLRILETKAPEMLDLYRLIGRDVLRLARLKSPLEPAAVARLETLFAAGDGHGSANGKAVGDKSGKKKR; encoded by the coding sequence ATGAGCGAAGGGCCAGCCGAGCCGACCCCGGTGGTGTTCATCATGGGAGCCGGCGTGGTGGGCACGGCGCTGGCCGCCCGTCTGGTGCGCGCCGGCGTGCCGGTGGCCGGCCTGCACGGCCGCCAGGTTGATCTGTCTGACGCCGCCAGCGCGGTGTCCGGCGTGCTGGCCAGCACCGGCGAGATCCCGGAAATTTTTTCGGAGTCGGAGGTCATCATCATCTCGGTGCGCGACGAGCGCATCCCGGAGGTGGCCGAACGGCTGGTGCGCGAGAAGCGCCTGCGCCGAGATCAGGTGGTGCTGCACACCTCGGGCGCCAACGCTTCGGCGCAGATCCTGGCTGCCTGCCGCCCGCACGTGCGCGCGGTGGGCACGCTGCACACGCTGGTGTCGTTCGCCGATCCGCACGTCGCCGTCGAGCAGATCCGCAACATCGCCTTCGGCATCGAGGGCGACGAGCCGGCCAAGGCAGTGGCCGGCCGCCTGGTGCGGGCCCTGGGCGCGCACGCGGTCTATCTGACCGCGGAGAACATGCCGCTTTATCACGTGGGCGCGGTGATCGCGGCGAACTACGTGGTGGCGCTGGCTGACATGGCGCAGGGGCTGCTGGTCAAGGCCGGCGTGCCCCAGGCGCAGGCCCTTCCGGCCCTGATCCCGCTTTTGTCCAGCGTGGTACACAACCTGGCGCACCTGGGGCTGCCGGGGGCATTGACCGGCCCGGTCGAGCGCGGCGATGTGTCGTCCGTTGAACAGCACCTCCGTATCTTGGAAACGAAAGCGCCCGAAATGCTGGATTTGTACCGCCTGATCGGGCGTGACGTGCTGCGCTTGGCCCGCTTGAAATCGCCGTTGGAACCGGCGGCCGTGGCCCGCCTGGAGACCTTGTTTGCCGCCGGCGACGGCCACGGCAGCGCCAACGGTAAGGCGGTCGGCGACAAGTCGGGCAAGAAAAAGCGCTGA
- the nadD gene encoding nicotinate (nicotinamide) nucleotide adenylyltransferase, with amino-acid sequence MRIALFGGSFNPPHVAHQLVALYVLETAPVDEVWLIPVFQHAFGKPLAPFADRLAMCQRAAAALGPRARVDDVEKEIGQPSRTLITVGALRARHPQHQFSLVVGADLLAEIDHWHGAAELRRTVPFIVVGRAGAAVSDGKIEAPSAINMPAVSSTEIRRALGEGKSARGLVPRTVLDYIYLRGLYQSREPE; translated from the coding sequence ATGCGCATCGCGCTTTTCGGCGGCAGCTTCAACCCCCCGCACGTGGCGCACCAGCTGGTGGCGCTGTACGTGCTGGAGACCGCGCCCGTCGACGAGGTGTGGTTGATCCCGGTTTTTCAGCACGCCTTCGGCAAGCCGCTGGCGCCGTTCGCCGATCGCCTGGCCATGTGCCAGCGGGCGGCGGCGGCGCTGGGTCCGCGGGCGCGCGTCGACGATGTGGAAAAAGAGATCGGCCAGCCCAGCCGCACGCTGATCACCGTCGGTGCACTGCGGGCGCGCCACCCGCAACATCAGTTCAGCCTGGTGGTGGGCGCCGATCTTTTGGCCGAGATCGATCACTGGCACGGCGCCGCCGAGCTGCGGCGAACCGTCCCGTTCATCGTCGTCGGACGCGCCGGCGCAGCGGTCAGCGACGGAAAAATCGAGGCGCCGTCAGCGATCAACATGCCGGCGGTCAGCTCGACCGAGATCCGGCGCGCCCTGGGCGAAGGAAAGTCTGCCCGGGGGCTCGTGCCGCGAACCGTTCTCGATTACATATACCTGCGAGGCCTTTACCAATCCCGGGAGCCAGAATGA